In a single window of the Streptomyces sp. HUAS ZL42 genome:
- a CDS encoding primosomal protein N' — MSSENGQGGGGAAGEGAPPEQLALIRESVRKAKEPRAKPRTWRGAMLAKELPVARVLVDKGVLHLDRYFDYAVPEELDADAQPGVRVRVRFGAGRHRVREGRREGGGLIDGFLVERLAESDYSGPLAALAQVVSPEPVLSAELLGLARAVADRYAGSLADVLQLAVPPRSARAERQASPAPLPPPAVPEVGSWARYERGEAFLQSLASGGTPRAVWNALPGPEWAEELARAVAATLVSGRGALVVLPDGRAVARVDAALTALLGEGRHAVLTADAGPEKRYREWLAVRRGAVRAVVGTRAAMFAPVRDLGLVALWDDGDDSHSEQHAPQPHARDVLLLRAALDKCAFLLGSWSCTVEAAQLVESGWARPLVAVREQVRRAAPLVRTVGDGELARDEAARAARLPSLAWQVARDGLRHGPVLVQVPRRGYVPRMACAQCRAPARCRRCSGPLEARDGGAAGGALWCGWCGREEAAWNCPECGSFRLRAQVVGARRTAEELGRAFPAVPVRTSGREHVLDTVPAAPALVVSTPGAEPVAEGGYAAALLLDGWAMLGRPDLRAGEDALRRWIGAASLVRPQADGGTVVVVAEPTLRSVQALVRWDAVGHAVRELAERAELGFPPVSRMAAVSGTGEAVAEFFRAVELPREAEVLGPVPLPVTAAGRPRRPGAPPPGEHWERALIRVPPGSGAALASALKAAQAARMARGGDAVWVRIDPPDIG, encoded by the coding sequence GTGAGCAGCGAGAACGGGCAGGGGGGCGGGGGCGCGGCCGGAGAGGGCGCGCCGCCGGAGCAGCTCGCGCTGATTCGGGAGAGCGTGCGGAAGGCCAAGGAGCCCAGGGCCAAGCCGCGGACGTGGCGGGGGGCCATGCTCGCCAAGGAACTGCCCGTCGCGCGCGTGCTCGTCGACAAGGGCGTGCTCCATCTTGACCGGTACTTCGACTACGCCGTTCCGGAGGAGCTCGACGCCGACGCCCAGCCCGGTGTGCGGGTGCGGGTGCGGTTCGGGGCCGGGCGGCATCGGGTGCGTGAGGGGCGGCGTGAGGGCGGCGGGCTCATTGACGGGTTTCTCGTCGAGCGGCTCGCCGAGTCCGATTACTCCGGGCCGCTGGCCGCACTCGCCCAGGTCGTTTCGCCCGAGCCCGTACTGAGTGCCGAACTGCTGGGGCTGGCCCGTGCCGTCGCCGATCGGTATGCGGGGAGTCTCGCCGACGTACTGCAGCTGGCCGTGCCGCCGCGCAGTGCGAGGGCCGAGCGGCAGGCCTCGCCCGCGCCGCTGCCGCCGCCCGCGGTGCCGGAAGTGGGGTCCTGGGCGCGGTACGAGCGGGGGGAGGCGTTCCTCCAGTCCCTGGCCTCGGGAGGTACTCCCCGTGCCGTGTGGAATGCCCTGCCCGGGCCCGAGTGGGCCGAGGAGCTGGCGCGGGCCGTCGCCGCGACGCTGGTCTCGGGGCGCGGCGCGCTCGTCGTTCTGCCGGACGGACGGGCCGTCGCGCGGGTCGATGCCGCGTTGACCGCGCTGCTGGGAGAAGGGCGGCATGCCGTACTCACGGCCGACGCGGGACCCGAGAAACGGTATCGGGAGTGGCTCGCGGTGCGGCGGGGGGCCGTACGGGCCGTCGTCGGGACTCGGGCCGCCATGTTCGCCCCGGTTCGGGATCTGGGGCTCGTCGCCCTCTGGGACGACGGGGACGACAGCCACAGCGAGCAGCACGCGCCCCAGCCCCATGCGAGGGATGTGCTGCTGCTCCGGGCCGCACTGGACAAGTGCGCCTTCTTGCTGGGCAGTTGGAGCTGCACCGTGGAGGCCGCGCAGCTCGTGGAGAGCGGATGGGCGCGACCGCTGGTCGCAGTGCGGGAGCAGGTGCGACGCGCCGCTCCGCTGGTGCGGACCGTGGGGGACGGCGAGCTGGCGCGGGACGAGGCAGCCCGGGCCGCTCGGTTGCCCTCCCTGGCCTGGCAGGTGGCGCGGGACGGGCTGCGGCACGGGCCGGTGCTCGTACAGGTGCCCCGGCGGGGATACGTCCCGCGGATGGCCTGCGCCCAGTGCCGGGCGCCGGCGCGCTGCCGCCGGTGCTCCGGGCCGTTGGAGGCGCGGGACGGGGGCGCGGCCGGCGGCGCACTGTGGTGCGGATGGTGCGGGCGCGAGGAGGCTGCCTGGAACTGTCCCGAGTGCGGGTCGTTCCGGTTGCGGGCCCAGGTGGTCGGGGCGCGGCGGACGGCGGAGGAGCTGGGGCGGGCGTTTCCCGCCGTTCCCGTACGGACCTCGGGACGGGAGCATGTGCTGGACACGGTCCCGGCCGCGCCCGCGCTGGTCGTGAGCACGCCGGGGGCCGAGCCGGTCGCCGAGGGCGGGTATGCGGCGGCGCTGCTGCTGGACGGCTGGGCCATGCTCGGGCGGCCGGATCTGCGGGCGGGGGAGGACGCGCTGCGTCGGTGGATCGGGGCTGCCTCGCTGGTGCGGCCACAGGCCGACGGGGGGACGGTCGTCGTCGTCGCCGAGCCGACGCTGCGGTCCGTGCAGGCGCTGGTGCGGTGGGATGCCGTCGGGCATGCCGTGCGGGAACTCGCCGAGCGGGCCGAGCTCGGATTCCCGCCCGTGTCCCGGATGGCGGCCGTGTCGGGCACCGGGGAGGCCGTGGCCGAGTTCTTCCGAGCGGTCGAACTGCCTCGCGAGGCGGAGGTGCTGGGGCCCGTGCCGCTGCCCGTCACCGCCGCGGGGCGCCCTCGGCGGCCGGGGGCGCCGCCGCCCGGGGAGCACTGGGAGCGGGCTCTGATCCGGGTACCGCCAGGGAGCGGGGCAGCGCTCGCGTCCGCGCTCAAGGCCGCTCAGGCGGCTCGGATGGCGCGGGGAGGAGACGCGGTGTGGGTGCGGATCGATCCGCCGGACATCGGTTGA
- the fmt gene encoding methionyl-tRNA formyltransferase gives MKLVFAGTPEVAVPALDALIASGRHEVAAVVTRPDAPAGRGRRLIASPVAERAEEAGIEVLKPLRPRDPEFLERLREIAPDCCPVVAYGALLPRAALDIPGHGWVNLHFSLLPAWRGAAPVQHAVMAGDEITGASTFLIEEGLDSGPVYGTVTEEIRPTDTSGDLLTRLAFAGAGLLVATMDGIEDGTLKAVPQPGEGVTLAPKITVEDALVDWAAPALRVDRVVRGCTPAPGAWTVFRGERLKLIQVTPLPDRTDLAPGQLSVGKNNVHVGTGSYAVELLWVQAQGKKPMRAADWARGVRIGEGEVLGA, from the coding sequence ATGAAGCTTGTCTTCGCCGGTACCCCCGAGGTCGCCGTTCCCGCTCTGGACGCTCTGATCGCCTCCGGCCGGCACGAGGTGGCCGCCGTCGTCACACGGCCCGACGCGCCGGCCGGGCGGGGGCGCAGGCTGATCGCGTCTCCCGTCGCCGAGCGCGCCGAGGAGGCCGGGATCGAGGTGCTCAAGCCCCTCAGGCCGAGGGACCCCGAGTTCCTCGAGCGGCTGCGGGAGATCGCGCCGGACTGCTGTCCCGTCGTCGCCTATGGGGCCCTGCTCCCCCGTGCGGCCCTCGACATCCCCGGCCACGGCTGGGTCAACCTGCACTTCTCGCTGCTGCCCGCCTGGCGCGGAGCCGCGCCCGTGCAGCACGCGGTCATGGCGGGGGACGAGATCACCGGGGCCTCCACCTTCCTCATCGAAGAAGGGCTCGACTCCGGTCCCGTGTACGGGACGGTCACCGAGGAGATCCGGCCCACCGACACCAGTGGTGACCTGCTGACCCGGCTCGCCTTCGCCGGAGCGGGACTGCTCGTGGCGACCATGGACGGGATCGAGGACGGCACGCTGAAGGCCGTACCGCAGCCGGGCGAGGGCGTCACCCTCGCGCCGAAGATCACCGTCGAGGACGCGCTGGTGGACTGGGCCGCGCCCGCACTGCGGGTGGACCGGGTGGTGCGCGGGTGCACTCCCGCGCCGGGCGCGTGGACCGTGTTCCGCGGTGAGCGGCTCAAGCTCATCCAGGTCACGCCCCTGCCCGACCGGACCGACCTCGCTCCGGGACAGCTCTCGGTCGGCAAGAACAACGTCCACGTGGGCACCGGTTCCTACGCCGTCGAGCTGCTGTGGGTGCAGGCCCAGGGCAAGAAGCCGATGCGGGCGGCGGACTGGGCGCGCGGGGTCAGGATCGGGGAGGGCGAGGTTCTCGGGGCGTGA
- a CDS encoding RsmB/NOP family class I SAM-dependent RNA methyltransferase, with protein MSDQSRRRTTGKPYRRPKKDPVRILAFEALRAVDERDAYANLVLPPLLRKAREKGDFDTRDAALATELVYGTLRLQGTYDAVLSACVDRPLRDVDPPVLDVLSLGAHQLLGTRIPSHAAVSATVELARVVLGDGRAKFVNAVLRKVAQDDLDGWIEKVAPPYDEDPEDHLAVVHSHPRWVVSALWDSLGGGRAGIEDLLAADNERPEVTLVARPGRATADELLREEAAVPGRWSPYAVRLTEGGEPGAVEAVREGRAGVQDEGSQLVALALANAPLEGSDARWLDGCAGPGGKAALLGALAAERGAFLLASEKQPHRAGLVARALDGNPGPYQVIAADGTRPPWRPGSFDRVLMDVPCTGLGALRRRPEARWRRRPEDLDGFAPLQRGLLRTALEAVRVGGVVGYATCSPHLAETRAVVADVLKQFPEAELLDARPLLPGVPALGDGPDVQLWPHLHGTDAMYLALLRKTA; from the coding sequence GTGAGCGACCAGTCCCGCCGCCGCACCACCGGCAAGCCCTACCGTCGGCCCAAGAAGGACCCCGTCCGCATCCTCGCCTTCGAGGCGCTGCGAGCCGTGGACGAGCGGGACGCGTACGCCAACCTCGTGCTGCCGCCGCTGCTGCGGAAGGCGCGCGAGAAGGGGGACTTCGACACCCGGGACGCGGCGCTCGCGACCGAACTCGTCTACGGGACGCTGCGGCTGCAGGGGACCTACGACGCCGTCCTCTCCGCCTGTGTCGACCGGCCGTTGCGGGACGTCGACCCGCCCGTGCTGGACGTACTCAGCCTCGGTGCGCACCAGTTGCTCGGCACGCGGATCCCCAGCCACGCCGCCGTCTCCGCCACCGTCGAGCTGGCCCGCGTCGTGCTCGGCGACGGGCGCGCCAAGTTCGTCAACGCCGTGCTGCGGAAGGTCGCACAGGACGATCTCGACGGGTGGATCGAGAAGGTCGCGCCTCCCTACGACGAGGATCCCGAAGATCACCTTGCCGTCGTGCACTCGCATCCGCGCTGGGTCGTCTCCGCGCTGTGGGACTCCCTCGGCGGCGGACGGGCCGGGATCGAGGACCTGCTCGCGGCCGACAACGAGCGGCCCGAGGTGACGCTGGTCGCCCGGCCGGGGCGGGCGACGGCCGATGAGCTGCTGCGGGAGGAGGCCGCCGTCCCCGGACGCTGGTCGCCGTACGCCGTGCGGCTCACCGAGGGCGGCGAGCCCGGCGCCGTCGAGGCCGTACGGGAGGGCCGTGCGGGCGTGCAGGACGAAGGCAGCCAACTCGTCGCGCTCGCTCTTGCCAACGCGCCGCTCGAGGGGTCCGACGCGAGGTGGCTCGACGGGTGCGCCGGGCCCGGAGGCAAGGCGGCGCTGCTCGGCGCGCTCGCCGCGGAGCGCGGCGCCTTCCTGCTCGCCTCCGAGAAGCAGCCGCACCGGGCGGGACTGGTGGCGAGGGCCCTGGACGGCAACCCCGGGCCCTATCAGGTCATCGCCGCCGACGGGACGCGGCCCCCGTGGCGTCCCGGCTCCTTCGACCGCGTGCTGATGGACGTGCCCTGCACCGGACTCGGCGCGCTGCGGCGACGGCCGGAGGCGCGGTGGCGGCGCAGACCGGAGGACCTCGACGGGTTCGCACCGCTGCAGCGCGGGCTGCTGCGGACCGCCCTGGAGGCCGTACGGGTCGGGGGCGTGGTCGGTTACGCCACCTGCTCGCCCCACCTGGCCGAGACCCGCGCCGTGGTCGCCGACGTCCTCAAGCAGTTCCCGGAGGCAGAGCTGCTCGACGCCCGACCGCTACTCCCGGGCGTACCGGCTCTCGGTGACGGCCCCGACGTACAGCTGTGGCCGCATCTGCACGGGACCGACGCGATGTATCTGGCGTTGCTCAGGAAGACGGCCTGA
- a CDS encoding TnsA-like heteromeric transposase endonuclease subunit has product MTVSVSSVSVKFRRSDGEIVARAWPHTSIDDLAHLTPWRTFRWYYGQKHYSGFYWSSTMRSHVIYESRLELTRLIYADFERGVSSIFAQPFLITAEIEGKLRRHVPDFLILRDGIVPLVVDVKPRHLLTRPKIGFSLGWARSVVESCDWEFQAWCEPPEEELANLRFLAGYRRDWLFAEEMLEEIRSSDLHGATLGEAFRSFPRWPDALARAGVLHLLWKQDLSTELGEILSEQHLLRQEPATVVGAGMNTLPEPIMDSAHDETRADLPERAVHRKAGGRMSGEGAVRVGVGTRFQYDGEVVTVEEMFGAAAGNEVLVKDGRGRRFRLSLREVLASGRARVIAEKPGPSSDDPGETASVILSQLEDSELEKVRERAAHLNEVICGFRSGTPELAAPGEPRSLYAPGTPKMARYQAKAEELGVSLRTLTRWVGAFRLEREAALTRDRSEGPVDAGGVGRADPRWVEMALEIMEEHGEDSTPSRGAVIRSVRPRLDARYGKNEVPVPSRPTAYRWLSELEKRRPTFRLSAKRNRDIAARPTGVHGKLRPTRPGEYLLMDTNRLDVFALDPMTLRWVQPELTVAMDWYDRCITGLRLTPVSTKSVDVAATLFQTYRPRPAGKDWPSHAVWPDHGVPRAVLLDRDALEGPIADAAARVTGQGAAGPALVPETLVVDHGKVYVSEHITSVCQRLGLSIQPARLRTGRDKGPIERFFRTLREGLLETLPGYKGPDVHARGVNPEGEAYFFLNELEAIIREWVAAVYHHRPHDGLVDPRVPGLRLSPAAMFDHGIARAGYIEVPRDPDLGFEFLKTEWKPIHHYGVETRQCRYNGPGLNGLRNQTSPYTAPRAKGGWPIQVDPDDITRVYFRRPDTRKWHTLTWEHAPSMKFPVSEDALELARRMAAHKYRHPDDETALAELLERWNLGLGMTRTERRIALRMAREQSAIELPSTDAADEVAALASVARALTPDSVVAEGEEDPETEPYEGQVPGDDDDDDELDGPGRSSDGPDDDDFYADALEDA; this is encoded by the coding sequence ATGACGGTTTCCGTGAGTTCCGTCTCTGTGAAATTTCGTAGAAGTGACGGTGAGATCGTAGCGAGGGCTTGGCCGCATACGAGCATTGATGACCTGGCGCACCTGACTCCGTGGCGCACGTTCCGTTGGTATTACGGGCAGAAGCACTATTCGGGATTTTACTGGTCATCGACCATGCGCTCCCATGTGATCTATGAATCACGCCTGGAGCTCACGCGCTTGATTTATGCCGACTTTGAACGAGGTGTCAGCTCGATATTTGCTCAGCCGTTTTTGATCACGGCGGAAATCGAGGGGAAGCTGAGGAGACATGTCCCAGACTTCTTGATTCTTCGAGACGGCATTGTTCCCTTGGTCGTGGACGTCAAGCCTCGCCATTTACTGACGCGGCCGAAGATCGGATTCTCGCTCGGCTGGGCGCGTTCAGTGGTGGAGTCTTGCGACTGGGAATTCCAGGCGTGGTGTGAGCCTCCGGAGGAGGAGCTGGCCAATCTCCGCTTCTTGGCCGGCTACCGGCGTGACTGGCTTTTCGCGGAAGAGATGCTGGAAGAAATACGCAGCAGTGATCTTCATGGAGCGACTTTGGGAGAGGCATTCCGCTCCTTCCCCAGGTGGCCCGATGCGCTGGCGCGTGCAGGTGTCCTGCATCTGCTGTGGAAACAGGATCTGTCCACTGAACTGGGAGAAATCCTGTCCGAGCAGCATCTACTGCGCCAGGAGCCAGCCACAGTTGTGGGGGCGGGGATGAATACATTGCCCGAGCCAATCATGGACTCCGCGCATGACGAAACGAGGGCTGACCTGCCGGAGCGCGCCGTACATAGGAAAGCGGGAGGACGGATGAGTGGGGAAGGTGCGGTCCGTGTCGGGGTGGGGACGCGGTTTCAGTACGACGGTGAAGTCGTCACCGTTGAGGAGATGTTCGGAGCCGCAGCAGGCAATGAAGTTCTCGTCAAGGATGGACGCGGCCGCAGGTTCAGGCTGTCCCTGAGGGAAGTTCTGGCCTCGGGTCGGGCCCGCGTCATTGCAGAGAAGCCCGGACCTTCGTCTGACGACCCGGGTGAGACCGCTTCCGTCATCCTTTCTCAGCTCGAAGACAGCGAGCTGGAGAAGGTCCGTGAGCGAGCCGCACATCTCAATGAGGTGATCTGTGGATTTCGGTCCGGCACGCCGGAGTTGGCCGCGCCGGGGGAACCCCGCTCGCTGTACGCACCGGGAACACCGAAGATGGCTCGCTATCAAGCCAAGGCAGAAGAGCTAGGGGTGAGCCTGCGCACGCTTACTCGATGGGTTGGAGCCTTTCGGCTTGAGCGAGAAGCCGCCCTGACGCGTGACCGGTCGGAGGGGCCAGTCGACGCGGGAGGTGTGGGGCGGGCCGATCCACGGTGGGTGGAGATGGCTTTGGAAATCATGGAAGAGCACGGTGAGGACTCAACACCGAGCCGAGGAGCCGTCATCCGCAGTGTGCGCCCCCGTTTGGATGCCCGCTACGGCAAGAACGAGGTGCCGGTTCCTTCGCGGCCAACGGCGTACCGGTGGCTAAGTGAGTTGGAGAAGCGTCGGCCGACTTTCCGGCTGAGCGCCAAGAGGAATCGGGACATTGCGGCCCGCCCGACCGGCGTACACGGAAAGTTGCGGCCGACACGGCCGGGCGAGTACTTGCTGATGGACACCAACCGGCTGGACGTCTTCGCGCTGGACCCGATGACACTCCGGTGGGTGCAGCCGGAGTTGACTGTTGCTATGGACTGGTACGACCGCTGTATCACAGGGCTGCGGCTAACGCCGGTATCCACCAAGTCCGTCGATGTCGCGGCAACACTGTTTCAGACCTACCGCCCTCGCCCGGCCGGGAAGGACTGGCCGAGCCATGCGGTCTGGCCTGACCACGGCGTCCCTCGCGCGGTCTTGTTGGATCGGGACGCGCTTGAAGGCCCGATCGCGGACGCTGCTGCCCGGGTCACCGGTCAGGGAGCGGCAGGGCCAGCGCTTGTCCCGGAGACTCTTGTGGTCGACCACGGCAAGGTCTACGTCTCCGAGCACATCACCAGCGTATGCCAACGCTTGGGACTCTCCATTCAGCCAGCCCGTTTGCGTACGGGGCGTGACAAGGGACCTATTGAAAGGTTCTTTCGTACGCTGCGGGAAGGGCTACTGGAGACGCTCCCCGGATATAAGGGCCCGGACGTCCATGCGCGGGGGGTGAACCCGGAGGGAGAAGCCTACTTCTTCCTGAACGAACTGGAGGCGATCATCCGGGAGTGGGTTGCCGCGGTCTACCATCACCGCCCCCACGATGGCCTGGTCGATCCACGTGTACCTGGACTGAGGCTGTCTCCAGCCGCCATGTTCGACCACGGCATCGCCCGCGCCGGCTACATCGAGGTCCCCCGCGATCCAGACCTGGGATTCGAGTTCCTCAAGACCGAGTGGAAGCCGATCCATCACTACGGCGTCGAAACTCGCCAGTGCCGCTACAACGGACCAGGCCTGAACGGCTTGCGCAATCAGACGAGTCCCTATACCGCACCGCGCGCAAAGGGCGGCTGGCCCATCCAGGTCGACCCCGACGACATCACACGCGTCTACTTCCGTCGCCCCGATACGCGCAAGTGGCACACGCTGACCTGGGAGCATGCGCCATCCATGAAGTTTCCGGTCAGTGAAGATGCATTGGAACTGGCCCGGCGAATGGCCGCACACAAGTACCGCCACCCTGACGACGAGACTGCGTTGGCGGAGCTGCTGGAGCGCTGGAATCTCGGTTTGGGCATGACCAGGACCGAGCGGCGTATCGCCTTGCGGATGGCGCGCGAACAGTCGGCCATCGAGCTGCCGTCCACCGATGCCGCCGACGAGGTCGCCGCATTGGCGTCCGTGGCGCGGGCGCTAACCCCCGATTCCGTGGTGGCCGAGGGCGAAGAGGACCCCGAAACTGAGCCGTATGAGGGGCAAGTGCCGGGTGATGACGATGATGACGACGAACTCGATGGTCCGGGCCGGAGCTCCGACGGTCCCGACGATGACGACTTCTACGCGGATGCTCTGGAGGACGCATGA
- a CDS encoding TniB family NTP-binding protein, whose translation MTEETPPPGRPPLDNLTLSRKEGFRQLALAPPRVQPDELTVKELAALNSTARAAYDRQRRDWHANLGPIRTPQLAALQEHLWDIVDSNVQDGDKVKGAVAVDAFPGLGKTTAVLHFAQKFHLREVAEEGEFTQAGHERWPVCRVGLTSNIGMKDFNRAILEFFDHPARFRGTSAEFLQRALDCVLDCETKILIVDDLHFLKWSDRNGREVSNHFKHIANEFPVTLIFVGVELESRGLYSETDECGDVTLAQTARRTTPLSMERFLMDDDKCRRDWRNLLLWLEKRIVLAGKFPGMLADDLSDHFYARTKGHIGSLMTLVNRGCQRAVRTGTERLDEELLNSVKIDAAAEKAREQLEASLRARRWTSKTSEAHTTTTRKGGSG comes from the coding sequence ATGACCGAAGAGACGCCGCCCCCGGGGCGCCCACCGCTCGACAACCTGACGCTCTCCCGTAAAGAAGGTTTCCGTCAGCTGGCCTTGGCGCCACCACGTGTTCAGCCTGACGAGCTGACAGTCAAAGAGCTCGCTGCATTGAACAGCACGGCACGCGCGGCCTACGACCGACAGCGGCGGGACTGGCACGCAAATCTCGGACCTATCAGGACTCCACAACTTGCTGCACTGCAAGAACACTTGTGGGACATCGTCGACAGTAATGTCCAAGATGGCGACAAGGTCAAAGGTGCGGTCGCGGTCGACGCTTTTCCGGGTCTGGGGAAGACCACAGCAGTACTTCATTTCGCGCAGAAGTTTCATCTCAGAGAGGTCGCGGAAGAAGGCGAGTTCACTCAGGCGGGGCACGAGAGGTGGCCGGTATGCCGAGTGGGGCTCACCAGTAACATCGGTATGAAGGACTTCAATCGCGCCATCTTGGAGTTCTTCGATCATCCAGCTCGTTTCAGGGGAACATCCGCCGAGTTTCTGCAAAGGGCGTTGGACTGCGTCCTTGACTGTGAGACAAAGATCCTGATCGTCGACGATCTGCACTTTTTGAAGTGGTCGGACCGTAACGGTCGGGAAGTCAGCAACCACTTCAAGCACATCGCCAATGAGTTCCCCGTCACCTTGATCTTTGTAGGCGTGGAGCTGGAGAGCCGTGGCCTGTACTCCGAGACGGACGAATGTGGTGACGTCACCCTCGCCCAGACCGCTCGACGCACGACGCCTCTATCGATGGAGCGGTTCTTGATGGACGACGACAAGTGTCGGCGTGACTGGCGGAACCTTTTGCTGTGGTTGGAGAAGCGCATTGTGCTGGCTGGGAAGTTCCCCGGCATGCTTGCCGACGATTTGTCGGACCATTTCTACGCCCGCACCAAAGGGCACATCGGCTCGCTCATGACATTGGTCAACCGCGGTTGTCAGCGGGCTGTGCGGACGGGGACTGAACGACTCGACGAAGAGCTCCTGAACAGCGTCAAAATCGACGCTGCGGCCGAGAAGGCACGCGAGCAGCTCGAGGCTTCCCTGCGAGCCAGGCGCTGGACCTCGAAGACGAGCGAGGCCCACACCACAACCACCAGGAAAGGCGGCAGCGGATGA
- a CDS encoding helix-turn-helix transcriptional regulator: protein MTIFPPEPDFGALRLELARLRAERGWTYDELADRSGLARRTLIEIEQGRTIGTLKTWHALAHALSTPLDELFGSLCRGHEPPRRANG, encoded by the coding sequence GTGACGATCTTCCCGCCCGAGCCGGATTTCGGCGCTCTGCGTCTGGAGCTCGCTCGGCTGCGCGCGGAGCGGGGATGGACCTACGACGAGTTGGCCGACCGAAGTGGCCTGGCCAGAAGGACTCTCATCGAGATCGAACAGGGTCGTACGATCGGCACGCTCAAGACGTGGCACGCCCTTGCTCATGCGCTCAGTACCCCGCTCGACGAGCTCTTCGGATCCCTCTGTCGCGGGCATGAGCCGCCACGGCGGGCGAACGGCTGA
- a CDS encoding DUF6083 domain-containing protein, protein MHSPSSRRHWDGSHVQIHPRRSLRVDPDSPTWLLRCAQRDRCRECGNPVEWYHRVADRPVRLHPQELPATEVPADYRWHVSSGLAHPAGDGSAWCRLAHAAVCPARNAGATVVPALSRLRRALAVNTRRLTDVGAFTPSPATDRSTRRSEDSCRPARPVIQLLYVRYLAARPVDEIQCVAQTRHRNRCTYTVLAPEGLSGVWRLAPATAAHCQLALPAEVMALYDLSSLPYAEQLRWRRQRCPQHVAAPTAADLALTDWEPFDPLLHHAHVHPRLPTHGRRPRPDGDVRNGVRP, encoded by the coding sequence ATGCATTCCCCATCCTCGCGCCGGCACTGGGACGGCAGCCACGTTCAGATCCACCCGCGACGCTCGCTGCGTGTTGATCCCGACAGCCCGACCTGGCTTTTGCGCTGTGCTCAACGCGACCGCTGCCGTGAGTGCGGCAACCCCGTCGAGTGGTACCACCGAGTCGCCGACCGTCCCGTCCGTCTGCATCCACAGGAACTGCCCGCAACGGAGGTGCCCGCCGACTACCGCTGGCACGTCAGCTCCGGCCTCGCCCATCCCGCCGGGGACGGCAGCGCCTGGTGCCGACTGGCCCATGCCGCCGTCTGCCCCGCTCGCAATGCCGGCGCCACCGTCGTCCCTGCACTGAGCAGGCTGCGGCGGGCGCTAGCCGTGAACACACGCCGCCTTACCGACGTCGGCGCCTTCACACCGAGCCCAGCGACAGACCGTTCGACTCGCCGGTCGGAAGACTCCTGCCGACCCGCCAGACCCGTCATCCAACTCCTGTACGTGCGCTACCTCGCCGCACGCCCCGTGGACGAGATCCAGTGCGTGGCCCAGACACGGCATAGAAACCGGTGCACCTACACGGTGCTTGCTCCCGAGGGCCTATCGGGCGTCTGGAGGTTGGCTCCCGCAACGGCCGCCCACTGCCAACTCGCCCTGCCCGCAGAGGTAATGGCGCTATACGACCTGTCCTCCCTGCCGTACGCCGAGCAGTTGCGCTGGCGCAGGCAACGCTGCCCTCAGCATGTTGCCGCCCCGACGGCGGCGGACCTCGCATTGACCGACTGGGAGCCGTTCGACCCGCTCCTCCACCACGCCCATGTGCACCCTCGACTTCCAACCCACGGACGTCGGCCGCGCCCGGACGGCGATGTACGGAATGGGGTTCGGCCATGA